The following proteins are encoded in a genomic region of Fusarium oxysporum f. sp. lycopersici 4287 chromosome 1, whole genome shotgun sequence:
- a CDS encoding succinate-semialdehyde dehydrogenase (NADP+), with amino-acid sequence MALLQRLAAPSRGALRQSPVISLMITRRASNVAPPKLKDPSLLKQDVCYVNGEWVKAGSGKTFEVHDPSTGKLIGTCPEFNSRDTQLAIAAAADAFPSFRAKTGRERSKLLRAWYDQMAANAEDIAKIITWENGKPIADAKGETTYAANFLEWFSEEAPRVYGDTIPSSVPGNRVWTIKEPVGVCGLITPWNFPAAMITRKIGPALAAGCTVVAKSPAETPFTSLALAELAHRAGIPKGVVNVVTSHENTPELGELLTSDPTIRKVSFTGSTGVGKLLMKQSSGTLKKLSMELGGNAPFIVFDDADVDAAVAGAIASKFRSSGQTCVCANRIYVQRGIYDEFVSKFTEKVKSFSVGNGFDQGVTHGPLIHDRAIEKVEAHVKDAEKKGGKITIGGKRLNDLGSNFYAPTVIRDMTPEMDMASQETFGPVAGLFPFETEEEVVKMANNTEVGLAGYFFSRDIERVHRIAESLEVGMVGVNTGIISDAAAPFGGVKESGFGREGSLYGIGEYQITKMITYGGMGKPLQS; translated from the exons atggctcttcttcaacgatTGGCCGCTCCATCGCGAGGAGCTCTGCGTCAATCTCCAGTTATCTCGTTGATGATCACAAGGAGAGCTTCCAATGTCGCTCCCCCAAAG CTCAAAGACCCATCACTTCTCAAGCAGGATGTTTGTTATGTCAATGGTGAATGGGTCAAGGCCGGCTCCGGCAAGACATTCGAAGTCCATG ATCCTTCCACTGGCAAACTCATCGGAACATGCCCCGAATTCAACTCCAGAGATACCCAATTAGCCATTGCCGCTGCTGCAGATGCGTTCCCTTCATTCCGCGCCAAGACCGGCCGTGAGCGCTCAAAGCTATTGCGCGCTTGGTATGATCAAATGGCCGCCAACGCTGAGGATATCGCAAAGATTATTACCTGGGAGAATGGAAAGCCCATCGCCGATGCCAAGGGTGAGACCACATATGCTGCAAACTTTCTCGAGTGGTTCAGTGAGGAAGCACCACGAGTATATGGTGATACAATTCCTAGCTCGGTTCCTGGAAACCGTGTTTGGACCATCAAGGAGCCCGTTGGAGTCTGCGGCCTCATCACACC ATGGAACTTCCCTGCTGCCATGATCACACGAAAAATCGGACCAGCCCTGGCAGCAGGTTGCACGGTCGTCGCAAAGTCCCCTGCCGAAACACCATTTACTTCACTCGCCTTGGCCGAATTGGCTCACCGCGCAGGCATCCCCAAGGGTGTCGTTAACGTCGTGACCTCACACGAAAACACACCCGAGCTCGGCGAGCTTCTCACATCTGACCCTACTATCCGCAAGGTCTCCTTCACAGGATCCACCGGTgttggcaagcttctcatgaAGCAGTCTTCCGGCACTCTTAAGAAGCTCTCCATGGAGCTTGGTGGCAACGCCCCTTTCATCGTCTTCGATGACGCTGATGTGGATGCTGCTGTGGCTGGAGCTATCGCGTCCAAGTTCCGATCTTCAGGCCAGACCTGTGTCTGCGCCAACCGAATTTATGTCCAGCGCGGAATCTACGATGAGTTCGTGTCCAAGTTTACCGAAAAGGTCAAGTCTTTCAGTGTAGGCAACGGTTTTGACCAAGGCGTTACACATGGACCTCTGATCCACGATCGAGCtattgagaaggttgaggctcatgtcaaggatgctgagaagaagggtggAAAGATCACCATCGGAGGCAAGCGACTCAACGACCTTGGCTCCAACTTCTATGCACCCACTGTCATTCGTGACATGACCCCTGAGATGGACATGGCCTCACAAGAGACCTTTGGACCTGTCGCCGGTCTCTTCCCCTTCgagacagaggaagaagttgtcAAGATGGCCAACAACACCGAGGTTGGTCTGGCAGGCTATTTCTTCTCCCGGGATATTGAGCGTGTGCACCGCATTGCTGAGTCTCTTGAGGTTGGTATGGTTGGAGTCAACACTGGTATCATTTCCGACGCTGCTGCGCCTTTCGGT